In Zingiber officinale cultivar Zhangliang chromosome 6A, Zo_v1.1, whole genome shotgun sequence, a single genomic region encodes these proteins:
- the LOC121996926 gene encoding chromatin modification-related protein MEAF6-like isoform X1, which produces MESDGQRASSNPSAVLTALMSKREKLQDELRAIERQVYDLETTYLQDSNQNGSVLKGFEGFLSSSKSTANLKRSRKFQPEDRLFSLSSITSPAAEENVAGRDDGRSEYGPGRSKGGGSANGQGKPKKGGRVALRDAKRLRPSSEQEMDDDEDLDMSLR; this is translated from the exons ATGGAATCGGACG GGCAAAGGGCATCCTCGAACCCCTCGGCCGTGCTTACTGCGCTCATGAGCAAGAGGGAAAAGCTCCAGGATGAGCTCCGGGCAATTGAGAGACAA GTCTATGACCTAGAAACTACTTACTTACAAGATTCAAATCAGAATGGAAGTGTGTTGAAAGGATTTGAAGGATTTTTGTCATCATCAAAGAGTACTGCAAA CCTAAAGCGCTCCAGAAAGTTTCAGCCTGAAGACAGGCTCTTCTCCTTATCGTCAATTACCTCTCCAGCG GCTGAAGAAAATGTTGCTGGTCGAGATG ATGGAAGATCCGAATATGGTCCAGGTCGATCAAAGGGTGGAGGTTCTGCTAATGGACA AGGAAAACCAAAGAAGGGCGGAAGAGTTGCTTTAAGAGATGCTAAACGGCTTCGACCATCGAGTGAACAAGAGATGGACGACGATGAAGATCTCGACATGAGTTTGAGATGA
- the LOC121996926 gene encoding chromatin modification-related protein MEAF6-like isoform X2: MSKREKLQDELRAIERQVYDLETTYLQDSNQNGSVLKGFEGFLSSSKSTANLKRSRKFQPEDRLFSLSSITSPAAEENVAGRDDGRSEYGPGRSKGGGSANGQGKPKKGGRVALRDAKRLRPSSEQEMDDDEDLDMSLR, translated from the exons ATGAGCAAGAGGGAAAAGCTCCAGGATGAGCTCCGGGCAATTGAGAGACAA GTCTATGACCTAGAAACTACTTACTTACAAGATTCAAATCAGAATGGAAGTGTGTTGAAAGGATTTGAAGGATTTTTGTCATCATCAAAGAGTACTGCAAA CCTAAAGCGCTCCAGAAAGTTTCAGCCTGAAGACAGGCTCTTCTCCTTATCGTCAATTACCTCTCCAGCG GCTGAAGAAAATGTTGCTGGTCGAGATG ATGGAAGATCCGAATATGGTCCAGGTCGATCAAAGGGTGGAGGTTCTGCTAATGGACA AGGAAAACCAAAGAAGGGCGGAAGAGTTGCTTTAAGAGATGCTAAACGGCTTCGACCATCGAGTGAACAAGAGATGGACGACGATGAAGATCTCGACATGAGTTTGAGATGA
- the LOC121996927 gene encoding ATPase family AAA domain-containing protein 3-like — MPPMRMLCAAAAVSAATAAAGTIAALSDPAYADGYFRFPFLSSPAQTQTSPDSQSAASRLPGGGQSTASSSSSSGGFDPESLERGAKALREINSSSHAKQVFDLMRKQEETRLAELTAEKAQYLAIQAQSEVEKQIQMAEEQRNLVQQAAQAKAQMARYEDELTRKRMQTEHEAQRKQNVELVRMQEESSLRKEQARRATEEQIQQQLRQTEKERAEIERETIRVKAIAEAEGRAHEAKLTEEHNRRMLLERMKGEREKWLAAINATFSHIEGGLRMLLTDRATLVMAVGGVTALAAGVYTTREGAKVLWGYVNRILGQPSLIRESSIAKFPWSGIAPKIIKLATSSRGAFGKESLSESSFDKVILHPSLKRRIEQLARATENTKLHQAPFRNMLFYGPPGTGKTLVAREIAHKSGLDYAMMTGGDVAPLGSEAVTKIHQIFDWSKKSKKGLLLFIDEADAFLCERNSIHMSEAQRSALNALLFRTGDQSRDVVLVLATNRPGDLDAAVTDRMDEVIEFPLPGEEERYELLKLYLRRYILQEEDSGERSWNSLFTKRQQKITVRDVSDEVLREAAKNTAGFSGREIAKLMASVQAAVYGRPDCVLDPELFSEVVNYKVTEHHQRIKLAAEATC, encoded by the exons ATGCCGCCGATGCGGATGCTGTGCGCTGCTGCTGCCGTCTCGGCGGCGACGGCCGCCGCGGGCACTATAGCTGCTCTCTCCGACCCTGCTTACGCTGACGGTTATTTCCGCTTTCCGTTTCTGTCTTCTCCTGCCCAAACTCAGACGTCGCCCGACTCCCAGAGCGCGGCGTCCCGTCTGCCGGGAGGGGGTCAAAGCACTGCGTCTTCCTCTTCGTCGTCCGGTGGGTTTGATCCGGAGTCGCTGGAGCGTGGGGCGAAGGCGTTGCGGGAGATCAATAGCTCATCTCATGcgaagcag GTATTTGATCTAATGAGGAAGCAGGAAGAGACGCGTTTGGCGGAATTAACTGCTGAGAAGGCCCAGTATCTCGCCATACAGGCTCAGAGTGAAGTT GAAAAACAAATACAAATGGCTGAAGAGCAAAGAAACTTAGTTCAACAAGCAGCACAAGCAAAGGCTCAAATGGCACGTTATGAAGATGAATTGACAAGGAAAAGGATGCAG ACAGAGCATGAAGCCCAAAGGAAACAAAATGTTGAGCTTGTAAGGATGCAAGAAGAATCCTCCTTAAGGAAGGAACAAGCACGGCGTGCTACTGAggagcagattcaacaacaattaCGACAGACCGAGAAAGAGAGAGCTGAGATAGAGCGTGAAACAATCAGGGTTAAAGCCATTGCAGAGGCTGAAGGCCGGGCCCATGAGGCAAAACTTACAGAGGAGCATAACAGGAGAATGCTTTTAGAACGCATGAAGGGTGAAAGGGAGAAATGGCTTGCTGCAATTAATGCAACTTTTAGCCATATAGAAG GTGGTTTGAGGATGTTGCTAACTGATCGTGCTACCCTTGTTATGGCTGTTGGAGGAGTCACTGCACTTGCAGCTGGTGTCTACACTACCAG GGAAGGTGCAAAGGTGTTATGGGGCTATGTTAACAGAATCTTAGGCCAGCCGTCACTTATTCGTGAATCTTCCATAGCTAAATTTCCATGGTCTGGAATAGCACCTAAGATCATAAAACTAGCTACGAGTTCTAGAGGAGCGTTTGGGAAAGAGTCGTTATCAGAAAGCTCTTTTGATAAAgttattcttcatccttctctAAAGAGAAGGATTGAACAACTTGCTAGAGCAACAGAAAATACCAAGTTGCATCAAGCACCATTCCGCAACATGCTATTTTATGGACCTCCTGGTACAGGGAAGACATTGGTCGCTCGGGAAATTGCTCACAAGTCG GGTCTAGATTATGCAATGATGACTGGCGGGGATGTTGCTCCCTTGGGTTCTGAGGCGGTCACGAAGATCCATCAGATATTTGATTGGTCTAAAAAGTCAAAGAAAGGATTGCTACTCTTTATTGATGAAGCAGATGCCTTTCTGTGCGA GCGGAACAGCATACACATGAGTGAAGCCCAACGTAGCGCATTGAATGCATTGCTCTTCCGAACTGGTGATCAATCAAGGGACGTAGTCCTTGTCCTGGCCACCAACAGACCCGGGGACCTAGATGCAGCCGTCACCGACCGTATGGATGAAGTCATTGAGTTTCCATTGCCTGGGGAGGAGGAACGATACGAGTTGCTGAAGCTCTACCTAAGACGATACATATTGCAAGAGGAGGATAGTGGCGAACGATCATGGAATTCCCTATTCACGAAGCGGCAACAGAAGATCACTGTCAGGGATGTGAGTGACGAGGTGTTGCGTGAAGCTGCCAAGAACACTGCCGGGTTCTCAGGTCGAGAGATTGCAAAACTCATGGCCAGTGTCCAAGCGGCTGTGTATGGCCGTCCTGATTGCGTCTTGGACCCGGAGCTCTTCTCGGAAGTGGTGAACTACAAGGTCACTGAGCATCACCAACGTATTAAACTTGCTGCTGAAGCTACGTGTTGA
- the LOC121996928 gene encoding zinc-finger homeodomain protein 6-like gives MTLKQELLEEVYNPAPLQQSAFARPLASPSSSSSSFLFARAGEAMGSSLVQKPTPISAAPAAEAMRPETEPRYRECLRNHAASVGGHVLDGCCEFMPSAGEALKCAACGCHRSFHRKDHGEMCELRNGAAPPLLLPPPPPLPPAATPYGHLRPFGASGVMVRVGNSGSAAAGTESSSEELAAQRPFVVSRKRFRTKFTAEQKEKMLAFAEKVGWRMQRQDEGTLEHFCGEVGVSRHVFKVWMHNNKSSLKKPNHEQQQQQEQQQLLEDDEEEDEQQHHQVHHHRHEMPAN, from the exons ATGACCCT GAAGCAGGAGTTGTTGGAGGAGGTCTACAACCCTGCTCCTCTGCAGCAGTCTGCCTTCGCCAGGCCTCTGGCgtcgccttcttcttcctcttcttcgttCCTCTTTGCCAGAGCAGGCGAGGCCATGGGATCTTCCCTGGTTCAGAAGCCCACCCCCATCTCCGCCGCGCCGGCCGCCGAGGCAATGAGGCCCGAAACGGAGCCCCGCTACCGGGAGTGCCTGCGGAACCACGCGGCCAGCGTCGGCGGCCATGTGCTCGACGGGTGCTGCGAGTTCATGCCGAGCGCCGGCGAGGCGCTCAAGTGCGCCGCCTGCGGCTGCCACCGGAGCTTCCACCGGAAGGATCACGGCGAGATGTGCGAGCTCCGGAACGGCGCCGCGCCGCCGCTCTTgcttccgccgccgccgccgctgcctCCGGCGGCGACGCCCTACGGGCACCTGAGGCCGTTCGGAGCCTCCGGCGTGATGGTACGGGTCGGCAACAGCGGGAGCGCGGCCGCGGGGACGGAGTCGTCGAGCGAGGAGCTGGCGGCGCAGCGACCGTTCGTGGTTTCCAGGAAGAGGTTCCGGACCAAGTTTACCGCGGAGCAGAAGGAGAAGATGCTGGCGTTCGCGGAGAAGGTAGGGTGGCGGATGCAGCGGCAAGACGAGGGGACTCTGGAGCACTTCTGCGGCGAGGTCGGGGTGAGCCGGCACGTGTTCAAGGTGTGGATGCACAATAACAAGAGCTCGTTGAAGAAGCCAAACCacgagcagcagcagcagcaggagcagCAACAGCTGCTGGAAGACGACGAAGAGGAAGACGAACAGCAGCACCACCAGGTCCACCACCACCGCCACGAAATGCCAGCCAATTGA